One Deinococcus grandis DNA window includes the following coding sequences:
- a CDS encoding DUF1501 domain-containing protein: MTNRRDFLKLSALAVAATSGMPGFLARAATQAGGTKTLVVVQLTGGNDGLNTLIPYSNGAYYAARPTIAIPKKDVLTVTPDLGMHPALRPLMKLWDEGHLAWMENVGYPNPNRSHFASMAIWHTADPSQAQGDGWIGRIAEKIGDPFCASNLGAATPQALQASEFSLPSIDSVDNFQLKLPAGMNTPFESLLNSPRSGEAAYLTRATRQMLKNTARVQENVRKYKAGATYPDTKFAAQLRDAARLIAAGVGQRVIYVSLGGFDTHAGQRAEQDGLLGTLAGGLSAFQADLERQGLARDVIVMGFSEFGRRVAENGSAGTDHGKGSVMFAFGQGVKGGVHGSSPDLEDLSEGDIKYRQDFRGVYAEALTRWLNLDARGILGGTFTGPRWIA; this comes from the coding sequence GTGACCAACCGACGTGATTTCCTGAAACTGTCCGCCCTGGCGGTCGCCGCCACGAGCGGCATGCCCGGCTTCCTGGCCCGCGCCGCCACCCAGGCCGGCGGCACGAAGACCCTGGTGGTCGTGCAGCTGACCGGCGGGAACGACGGCCTGAACACCCTGATTCCCTACAGCAACGGCGCGTACTACGCCGCGCGGCCCACCATCGCCATCCCGAAAAAGGACGTGCTGACCGTCACGCCCGACCTGGGCATGCACCCCGCGCTGCGACCTCTGATGAAACTCTGGGACGAGGGGCACCTCGCCTGGATGGAGAACGTCGGGTACCCCAACCCGAACCGCAGTCACTTCGCCAGCATGGCCATCTGGCACACCGCCGACCCCAGTCAGGCGCAGGGGGACGGCTGGATCGGGCGGATCGCGGAGAAGATCGGCGACCCGTTCTGCGCCAGCAACCTGGGGGCCGCCACGCCGCAGGCGCTGCAGGCCAGCGAGTTCAGCCTGCCCAGCATCGACTCGGTGGACAACTTCCAGCTGAAGCTCCCGGCAGGAATGAACACGCCGTTCGAGTCCCTGCTGAACTCCCCGCGCAGCGGCGAGGCCGCGTACCTGACCCGCGCCACCCGCCAGATGCTGAAGAACACGGCCCGCGTGCAGGAGAACGTCAGGAAGTACAAGGCGGGCGCCACGTACCCCGACACGAAGTTCGCCGCGCAGCTGCGCGACGCCGCGCGCCTGATCGCCGCCGGGGTGGGGCAGCGCGTCATCTACGTGTCGCTGGGCGGCTTCGACACGCACGCCGGGCAGCGCGCCGAGCAGGACGGCCTGCTGGGCACCCTCGCGGGGGGCCTGAGTGCCTTCCAGGCCGACCTGGAACGCCAGGGCCTCGCCAGGGACGTCATCGTGATGGGTTTCTCCGAGTTCGGGCGGCGCGTCGCGGAGAACGGCAGCGCCGGCACCGACCACGGCAAGGGCAGCGTCATGTTCGCGTTCGGGCAGGGCGTGAAGGGCGGCGTGCACGGCAGCAGCCCCGACCTCGAAGACCTCTCCGAAGGGGACATCAAGTACAGGCAGGACTTCCGGGGCGTGTACGCCGAGGCGCTGACCCGCTGGCTGAACCTGGACGCGCGCGGCATCCTGGGCGGCACCTTCACCGGACCGCGCTGGATCGCGTGA